From one Eucalyptus grandis isolate ANBG69807.140 chromosome 9, ASM1654582v1, whole genome shotgun sequence genomic stretch:
- the LOC108955389 gene encoding uncharacterized protein LOC108955389: MNSAVRSAFTRKSYRSPSAALLRRNAPPPSRPLATEAARDMDQRKAERDAKAKTGPDAMAHSFGEGYATRSDEEGFGGIYEGSKSVNNIQVDRDIHAGHPGKEQRSDVSRFSFL, encoded by the exons atgaactcCGCCGTCAGATCGGCATTCACCAGGAAGAGTTACCGCTCGCCCTCCGCAGCCCTCCTTCGCCGGAACGCGCCGCCGCCTTCCCGCCCGCTCGCCACGGAGGCCGCCCGCGACATGGACCAGCGCAAGGCGGAGCGCGACGCCAAGGCCAAGACCGG GCCGGACGCGATGGCGCACTCGTTCGGAGAAGGCTACGCGACGAGGTCCGACGAGGAGGGCTTCGGCGGGATCTACGAAGGCAGCAAGTCGGTGAACAACATCCAGGTCGACAGGGATATCCATGCGGGTCATCCCGGTAAGGAGCAGCGCTCTGATGTCTCTCGATTTAGTTTCTTATAG